The following are from one region of the Aspergillus luchuensis IFO 4308 DNA, chromosome 4, nearly complete sequence genome:
- a CDS encoding uncharacterized protein (COG:S;~EggNog:ENOG410PIH2;~InterPro:IPR015943,IPR036322,IPR034605;~go_function: GO:0003712 - transcription coregulator activity [Evidence IEA];~go_function: GO:0005515 - protein binding [Evidence IEA];~go_function: GO:0008134 - transcription factor binding [Evidence IEA]): MVELSWNRNPVQVPDPRPSRMKPAAPPVSTQTQTAPARLEPCASTASLLLYAEGSVIVCLHHDTLALERRFENHQDDIGFIYVDNVSERGAGRLVVSYDVSQTAIVWDLFTGSVLARFASFEQLKVAAWMRNGNVAFGNEKGDVIIFEPSTSEHVSCRTIFDPITALAPATDCRTYAIGYQNGSIMLATLHPTFSILHTMSTSRGPSAIISLAWHASSSKQKSDMLATLAANGDLRVWSVAKPPQKEAPRVIRVLKRSDGSPATEPKWMAWSKNGRIVQYLEGETWAWDVRTKHVTYEPIPTIDNPRGFANYGPTATLFTLGPQYTVQQYDIDSPAMVANVQHAPAGALPPPTEQPRLRTLQEPPNMRESGAMFGSRRTPFDTNGVEAVRQQRADVTSPVNRSHANSVTNSVSSKASSGMHKIPFSPPSRSGQTTTSFSLTSASGRETPQPSGASYAYASSVSMSSTKSSRAGSRLRNEVQLSPAEKPVDLFPFTRARLNDVPYGHHQPLDESRLTPDDLRQQMLSVVFGFDGVIEGLIRDELSNHPEASQSAILLAQWIGECDTDYMLSMITSGPASITDWMLLAFSQMSGESQSNKVGQALVQKLLEIGDVHTAATILLALGDRNDAIEVYVSQNYYMEAILMTCLVMPTDWQRQSYLVRRWGEHVVSHSQQQLAIRCFMCTGAEPSEPWTSPAAQQATSFAEAITRRSPMTSPEPYPNTASIMVPNSHPRPAVNGRPVSKTPALKLITSFDSQPNNRFKFPGLKSDDRTPTNAPGVTPIAESAVVESALSPGGFGSYKLNNIQSINNAMNARTTTPAFNRRRLPSIGETPIDVHPPTFPSTGYHKQVLDFGSTSENDESQPSEQKGEEADDEQLGLLSSARYDPEEYKPSPQTAVQATADTFATIKGLPSPAAGVFEALKERSDSRNGTRDRKPDGLQLNLHHRNASENDLHAQSEMAANFRSPASTLNSFSSARSPSVSGRSIDPYISSLGEANYHAKKYQGNRPNGRGRRNTDESASQTSARRYRSRNASQETRGRNEKRYIPPAKRSPSSPVPMSPEELARINANAANKPSSRTRSASRVRKPRSRNSSERRQNRSASRNTANHLGTENQGPSSRGRSMDRQESDARSPSSPLPGSSAEDALRLVASDRERLRTRQRSGSRRPEKGAGGRGEIPSDSKWTRARSRSRHDTEPTESAQQVVPEFFNGGATHDGIYVVDNTHSDNSMLAQAAHEEQTTTLQVNFAEQRRKELAAAELEARRLSLARNPSAPNIPFPGELQPSRSALENATFSINAFAPRTPGRNRTATNKGSPEYPSSSDSNSSRSGVPLGLPATPKAMKHPKYNGYEETAPTPPVPSDAGILLSDAKYQGDAERIGRSMSVPIPESHQPGAVPTNLPMHPRYNPHLPRSRSTSRTRSMAPRRDSGGHSYGGSPVTVSIEETIENAMANQQTENPPILPELQHLSPPPPPPPPAAPLASPRESSGTIDIAIDNEDFGRLLPRAMTTGPTLHTDGRPGLEQRRMSFEHRRGRSVNESLSSKIRNLARMGSTKSTDSWVATDISIPYESVIVDGRI, encoded by the exons ATGGTCGAATTATCATGGAACAGAAATCCAGTTCAAGTCCCAGATCCTCGACCTTCAAGAATGAAGCCTGCCGCGCCCCCAGTATCAACGCAGACACAGACCGCCCCTGCCCGGCTTGAGCCATGTGCGTCAACCGCGTCTTTACTTCTATATGCGGAGGGCTCGGTGATTGTATGTCTCCACCACGATACTTTGGCACTCGAACGACGCTTCGAAAACCACCAGGACGACATCGGATTCATATATGTGGATAATGTGAGCGAACGTGGTGCGGGAAGGCTGGTGGTCAGTTACGATGTCAGCCAGACTGCAATCGTATGGGATTTGTTCACAGGAAGCGTACTCGCCAGGTTCGCCTCCttcgagcagctcaaggtTGCCGCCTGGATGCGAAATGGGAATGTGGCCTTTG GTAATGAAAAAGGAGACGTGATCATATTTGAGCCATCTACTTCGGAGCATGTTTCGTGCCGCACCATCTTTGATCCCATTACCGCTCTAGCCCCCGCTACGGATTGTCGAACATATGCTATTGG TTACCAAAATGGTTCGATTATGCTCGCGACACTGCACCCAACCTTCAGCATATTACATACCATGTCCACTTCACGAGGACCATCGGCGATAATTTCGTTAGCGTGGCATGCGTCCTCATCTAAGCAGAAATCAGATATGCTAGCCACTTTGGCGGCCAATGGTGATTTGAGAGTTTGGAGTGTAGCAAAACCGCCGCAGAAAGAAGCCCCACGCGTTATCAGAGTGCTCAAGAGGTCTGATGGCTCCCCAGCCACTGAACCGAAGTGGATGGCTTGGTCTAAGAATGGTAGGATTGTGCAATACCTTGAAGG TGAAACGTGGGCATGGGATGTCAGGACCAAGCACGTCACGTATGagcccatccccaccatcgACAACCCACGTGGCTTTGCCAACTATGGACCGACCGCCACACTATTTACTCTTGGTCCTCAATACACTGTCCAGCAGTACGATATAGACAGCCCTGCCATGGTCGCGAATGTGCAACATGCCCCCGCTGGAGCTTTGCCACCACCCACAGAGCAACCGAGATTACGCACCTTACAGGAACCGCCAAACATGAGGGAGTCTGGTGCGATGTTTGGCTCTCGAAGGACCCCGTTCGACACGAATGGAGTCGAAGCTGTGCGTCAACAGCGTGCCGATGTCACGAGCCCTGTGAATAGGAGTCATGCCAATTCGGTTACGAACTCCGTTAGCTCGAAGGCTTCCTCGGGGATGCACAAGATCCCGTTCTCACCACCCAGTAGGTCCGGTCAGACCACCACATCATTCTCGTTAACTTCAGCATCTGGGAGAGAAACGCCCCAGCCATCCGGGGCTTCCTATGCCTACGCCTCGTCTGTTTCAATGTCGTCAACAAAAAGCTCCCGCGCCGGTTCACGGCTGAGAAATGAGGTCCAGCTTAGTCCTGCCGAAAAGCCAGTAGATCTATTCCCTTTTACGCGTGCACGCCTCAATGATGTGCCTTATGGACACCATCAACCCCTTGACGAGTCCCGCCTCACGCCGGATGATCTACGCCAACAGATGCTGAGCGTTGTATTTGGCTTCGATGGAGTTATTGAAGGTCTGATTAGGGATGAAC TGAGCAACCATCCCGAAGCTAGTCAAAGTGCCATTCTACTTGCCCAATGGATTGGTGAATGCGATACAGACTATATGCTTTCCATGATAACATCGGGACCAGCTTCAATCACCGACTGGATGCTCCTGGCATTCAGTCAGATGTCTGGAGAATCGCAGTCGAACAAGGTCGGCCAAGCTTTGGTCCagaagctgctggagatTGGCGATGTCCATACGGCAGCCACCATACTTCTAGCATTGGGAGACCGAAACGATGCCATCGAAGTCTATGTCTCccagaattattatatgGAAGCCATTCTGATGACATGCCTTGTGATGCCTACGGACTGGCAGCGACAATCGTATTTGGTTCGCCGATGGGGGGAACATGTTGTGTCTCActctcagcagcagcttgcGATTCGGTGTTTCATGTGCACGGGTGCAGAGCCCTCCGAGCCATGGACGTCTCCCGCTGCGCAACAGGCTACATCTTTCGCGGAAGCTATTACAAGAAGGTCTCCGATGACATCGCCGGAACCTTATCCAAACACAGCTAGTATTATGGTTCCTAATTCCCACCCACGACCAGCTGTCAATGGCAGACCGGTATCGAAGACGCCAGCGCTGAAGCTCATTACATCATTTGACTCTCAACCAAACAATCGATTCAAGTTCCCCGGGCTGAAGTCAGATGACAGAACTCCAACAAATGCGCCCGGGGTTACACCAATCGCGGAATCTGCGGTTGTTGAATCTGCATTGTCTCCGGGTGGGTTTGGGTCGTACAAGCTAAACAATATCCAGAGCATAAATAACGCCATGAATGCACGTACAACCACGCCCGCCTTCAACAGACGGCGTCTTCCGTCTATCGGGGAGACTCCGATTGATGTACACCCTCCTACATTTCCCTCTACGGGATATCATAAACAAGTGCTAGACTTTGGATCAACGTCAGAAAATGACGAGAGTCAGCCATCAGAGCAGAAAGGGGAGGAAGCAGATGACGAGCAGCTTGGTTTGCTCTCATCTGCCCGCTATGACCCTGAAGAGTACAAGCCCAGTCCTCAGACCGCAGTCCAAGCGACAGCGGATACCTTCGCCACCATCAAgggtcttccttctccggcTGCTGGGGTTTTTGAGGCTCTAAAGGAGCGTTCGGACAGCCGGAACGGAACCAGGGACCGAAAGCCAGATGGCTTGCAGCTAAATCTTCATCACCGCAACGCGTCGGAGAATGATCTGCACGCCCAATCCGAGATGGCGGCTAACTTCCGGAGTCCAGCGTCAACATTAAATAGCTTCAGTTCCGCTAGGAGCCCCAGCGTTAGCGGCCGCAGCATTGACCCGTATATCAGTAGCCTAGGCGAGGCAAACTATCACGCGAAGAAGTATCAAGGAAATCGTCCTaacggaagaggaagaaggaatacGGATGAGTCGGCCAGTCAGACCTCGGCTCGGAGGTACCGCTCCAGAAACGCATCACAGGAGACGCGGGGGCGAAACGAAAAGAGATACATTCCACCCGCCAAAcgttctccctcctctcctgtcCCAATGTCGCCAGAGGAGCTGGCTCGGATCAATGCCAATGCCGCCAACAAGCCATCATCTCGAACACGCAGCGCTAGCAGGGTGCGCAAACCACGTTCGCGCAACTCCTCTGAACGCCGTCAAAACCGTTCCGCCAGTCGAAACACAGCCAACCATCTTGGTACTGAAAATCAAGGTCCTTCCAGTAGAGGACGCAGCATGGACCGTCAAGAGTCAGACGCCAGATCTCCCTCGTCTCCATTGCCGGGATCCAGTGCCGAGGACGCATTGAGACTAGTTGCGAGTGATAGAGAACGGTTGCGGACCCGCCAACGGAGCGGCAGTCGTCGACCTGAAAAGGGTGcaggtgggaggggggagataCCATCTGATTCGAAGTGGACAAGAGCGAGGTCTCGTAGCCGTCACGATACCGAGCCGACAGAGAGCGCTCAGCAAGTTGTGCCCGAGTTCTTCAACGGCGGTGCCACCCATGATGGCATCTATGTCGTTGATAACACTCATAGTGACAATAGTATGCTGGCACAGGCAGCTCACGAGGAGCAAACTACTACCCTTCAAGTTAATTTTGCGGAAcagcggaggaaggagcTTGCCGCTGCAGAGCTTGAAGCTCGGCGTCTGTCGCTGGCACGCAATCCATCGGCGCCTAACATCCCATTTCCAGGGGAACTGCAGCCGAGCCGTTCAGCTCTGGAAAATGCGACATTTTCCATCAATGCTTTTGCGCCGCGTACTCCCGGCCGGAACCGGACTGCTACAAACAAGGGTTCTCCAGAGTATCCAAGCAGCTCCGATTCGAACTCTTCAAGGTCCGGTGTGCCCTTGGGACTGCCAGCAACCCCGAAAGCCATGAAGCACCCCAAATATAACGGGTATGAAGAAACAGCACCGACTCCTCCGGTGCCTTCTGACGCCGGCATCCTACTTAGTGATGCCAAATACCAGGGTGATGCTGAACGGATCGGTCGTTCGATGTCTGTTCCAATTCCCGAAAGCCATCAGCCTGGCGCGGTGCCAACGAATCTCCCAATGCATCCAAGATACAACCCTCATCTCCCAAGAAGTCGATCCACAAGCCGAACACGAAGCATGGCTCCTCGTCGAGACAGTGGCGGACATAGCTACGGCGGCTCCCCTGTGACGGTTAGCATAGAGGAGACGATCGAAAATGCAATGGCAAACCAGCAGACCGAGAACCCTCCCATTTTGCCGGAGCTCCAACATCTGagtcctcctccaccgccaccTCCCCCAGCTGCCCCTTTGGCCTCTCCACGCGAGTCTTCAGGGACCATAGACATCGCCATTGACAATGAAGACTTCGGTCGGCTGCTGCCTCGCGCGATGACCACGGGACCTACGCTTCACACGGATGGCCGTCCGGGTCTGGAACAACGCCGTATGTCTTTCGAGCACCGCCGGGGCCGCAGTGTCAACGAGAGCCTGAGCAGCAAGATCCGTAACCTGGCTCGGATGGGCAGCACCAAGAGCACAGACTCGTGGGTTGCTACTGATATTTCGATCCCGTACGAGAGCGTTATCGTCGACGGGCGCATATAA
- a CDS encoding putative endo-1,3(4)-beta-glucanase (COG:S;~EggNog:ENOG410Q0PI), with amino-acid sequence MSYTTDPPPSGDPPAVFKDPNDPFSRFHPLKVNPKLFKRPDPITLYLGFGGQSVWSSLVTINVIRTLEQHQRIAHRPLTQPEADATIEHCTARLYHSRIGQPVGVLVGAIACYKASQRTDIWKKNFAPEAGIRRYDLLIAGIQKWVRENPTTWRKDAARAGMQTAFVAFVCLLIGDGIAGARDINDMMMDSRLKGLWAEARRRRGEMRGAGDRTGRMPPPPPTTPLPGSKGEEQSQLPQQQQQQQGDGLGVQTGSDEEAARFGSSTTSWGTETKKVATPSYETPKPSRDNADDFWDDASPVAAEYRGKDQSVPGESAWERIRKQNNISAQREVRTVYKPASSSTASAPAPAPANDKPSERELAQAEFDRMLEAERKMSTDSLNTPQQHTSGWWGKWD; translated from the coding sequence ATGTCATACACCACCGACCCCCCACCTTCCGGGGACCCCCCCGCCGTGTTCAAAGACCCGAACGACCCGTTCTCGCGCTTCCACCCACTAAAAGTGAACCCGAAGCTCTTCAAACGCCCGGACCCAATTACCCTCTACCTAGGCTTCGGTGGCCAAAGTGTATGGAGCTCTCTGGTAACCATCAACGTGATCCGGACACTCGAACAACACCAACGGATCGCGCACCGGCCGCTCACACAACCCGAAGCGGACGCCACGATCGAGCACTGCACGGCACGCCTCTACCACAGCCGAATCGGGCAACCGGTAGGCGTGCTCGTTGGCGCGATCGCGTGCTACAAGGCATCGCAGAGGACagatatctggaagaagaacttCGCGCCGGAGGCGGGCATCCGACGGTACGATTTGCTGATTGCGGGGATACAGAAATGGGTGAGGGAGAACCCGACTACGTGGAGAAAGGATGCTGCACGGGCGGGGATGCAGACGGCTTTTGTTGCGTTTGTGTGTCTGTTGATTGGTGATGGGATTGCGGGTGCTAGGGATATTAAtgatatgatgatggattctaGGTTGAAGGGGCTTTGGGCtgaggcgaggaggaggaggggtgagATGAGGGGGGCTGGTGATAGGACGGGGAggatgccgccgccgccgccgacgacGCCGTTGCCGGGGTCGAAGGGTGAGGAGCAGAGTCAGttgccacagcagcagcagcagcagcagggtgaTGGGCTTGGGGTGCAGACTGggtcggatgaggaggcggcAAGGTTTGGGTCGAGTACGACGTCGTGGGGCACTGAGACGAAGAAGGTGGCTACGCCGTCTTATGAGACGCCGAAGCCGTCGAGGGATAATGCTGATGACTTCTGGGATGATGCTAGTCCTGTGGCTGCCGAGTATAGGGGCAAGGACCAGTCGGTGCCTGGGGAAAGTGCCTGGGAGCGCATTCGGAAACAGAATAATATCTCGGCTCAGCGGGAGGTGCGGACGGTGTATAAGCCTGCGTCGAGTTCGACTGCctctgctcctgctccggctccggctaaCGATAAGCCGAGTGAGCGTGAGTTGGCTCAAGCGGAATTTGACAGAATGTTGGAGGCGGAGCGGAAGATGTCGACGGACAGTTTGAACACTCCACAGCAGCACACTTCTGGGTGGTGGGGGAAATGGGACTGA
- a CDS encoding oxidoreductase, short chain dehydrogenase/reductase family (COG:Q;~EggNog:ENOG410QE9S;~InterPro:IPR036291,IPR002347;~PFAM:PF08659,PF00106,PF13561;~go_process: GO:0055114 - oxidation-reduction process [Evidence IEA]): MATKPFAIIAGVGPGTGASIARRFAKSYPIVVLARNPANYQPVVDEINSAGGQATGISADLSDTTGVRSAFEQIKSQFQGSSLAAAVFNSGGGFVRKPFLELTETDFASGFESQGKGAFNFAQNVLPLFPAESQGGLKYPPTLIFTGATASLKGSAQFASFAAGKFALRALAQSLAREFGPKGIHVSHVIIDGVIDIPRTKGWVFEKEDAKLDPEAIADSYWHLHTQPRTTFGFELDLRPYVERW, encoded by the exons ATGGCCACTAAACCcttcgccatcatcgctGGTGTCGGCCCAGGCACT GGAGCCTCCATCGCCCGCCGCTTCGCCAAATCCTACCCCATCGTAGTCCTAGCCCGCAACCCAGCAAACTACCAGCCGGTCGTGGACGAAATCAACTCCGCTGGCGGCCAAGCCACCGGCATCAGCGCCGATCTCTCCGACACCACAGGTGTCCGTTCCGCCTTTGAGCAGATCAAATCGCAGTTTCAGGGTTCATCGCTAGCAGCCGCCGTATTCAATTCGGGTGGTGGTTTCGTGAGGAAGCCTTTTCTCGAGTTGACCGAGACGGACTTTGCTTCCGGCTTTGAGAGTCAGGG AAAAGGAGCATTCAACTTCGCCCAGAATGTCCTCCCACTCTTCCCTGCTGAGTCGCAAGGAGGGCTGAAATACCCTCCTACTCTCATTTTCACCGGCGCGACAGCCAGTCTCAAGGGCTCGGCGCAATTCGCTTCCTTTGCGGCGGGCAAGTTCGCGCTGAGAGCGTTGGCGCAGTCGCTGGCGAGGGAGTTTGGACCGAAGGGTATTCATGTCTCGCATGTTATCATTGATGGGGTTATTGATATCCCGAGGACGAAGGGGTGGGtgtttgagaaggaggatgccAAGTTGGATCCTGAGGCT ATTGCCGACTCGTATTGGCATTTGCATACGCAGCCTAGAACGACGTTTGGGTTTGAGTTAGATTTGAGGCCGTATGTGGAGAGGTGGTAA
- a CDS encoding uncharacterized protein (COG:S;~EggNog:ENOG410PW0A;~InterPro:IPR001810,IPR036047;~go_function: GO:0005515 - protein binding [Evidence IEA]), translating to MDSHEAAETMRLDKKAQDPAAKDVLRVASYHRLDYDLAVIRTSPVHHNQIRHLLTPKTHTIDLNSSLGVLDIFPLEFIHEICLKLDIQSLFRFHRVNRRARQIASASGYYKAVVKYAVEALFVIFRTGMASWYTFSDLYGVLCTKNCEECGAFGGFIFLPSFMRCCFFCIQDDHLPYLLPTRHVRPFLGWRPVPISSRIPMITTLPGVYSLDETKRTGQFEFVLETSAKSLFPPGRVPIIPRLHSRVYTELQRYMASTALPYFDEKEGVIERGVSCSGCQISLEKALQSSGADYDDWDDRDRIYSHDQFMVHFGKCSEARKLWELSKGGTVKPDVPAFVRNGGCARKRYIPDPFGRR from the coding sequence ATGGATTCGCacgaagcagcagaaacaaTGCGTCTGGACAAGAAGGCTCAAGATCCAGCTGCCAAAGACGTTCTTCGCGTTGCCTCATATCACAGACTCGACTACGACCTAGCAGTCATCAGAACATCCCCTGTACACCACAACCAGATACGTCACTTGCTGACCCCCAAAACCCATACCATAGACCTGAATTCAAGTCTTGGAGTCCTGGATATCTTCCCTCTAGAATTCATTCATGAGATATGCCTCAAGCTCGACATCCAATCCTTGTTCCGCTTCCATCGTGTAAACCGTCGAGCTCGACAAATCGCCAGCGCCAGTGGATACTACAAAGCGGTAGTCAAATACGCCGTCGAGGCCCTGTTTGTCATCTTCCGAACCGGCATGGCATCTTGGTACACATTTTCAGACCTATATGGCGTCCTCTGTACCAAGAATTGTGAGGAATGCGGTGCCTTTGGTGGCTttatcttccttccatcGTTCATGAGATGTTGTTTCTTCTGCATTCAGGACGATCACCTTCCTTACCTTTTGCCTACTCGTCACGTCAGACCATTCCTGGGCTGGCGTCCGGTTCCTATTTCCAGCCGGATCCCTATGATAACGACGCTGCCTGGGGTGTACTCGTTGGATGAAACAAAGCGAACGGGACAATTCGAATTTGTTTTGGAAACATCCGCTAAATCCCTCTTCCCGCCTGGCCGGGTTCCAATTATCCCCAGGCTTCATTCGAGGGTTTACACAGAGCTACAGCGCTATATGGCCAGTACGGCTCTACCTTATTTCGACGAGAAAGAAGGTGTCATTGAGAGGGGTGTTTCCTGCAGTGGCTGCCAGATTTCTCTAGAGAAGGCCTTGCAGTCGTCAGGGGCAGACTATGATGACTGGGATGACCGAGATAGAATTTATTCGCATGATCAATTCATGGTGCATTTTGGAAAATGTTCAGAGGCTCGCAAGCTATGGGAATTGAGCAAGGGGGGCACCGTCAAGCCTGACGTCCCGGCATTTGTTAGGAATGGAGGCTGCGCTAGGAAGAGGTACATTCCTGATCCATTTGGCAGAAGATAG
- a CDS encoding uncharacterized protein (COG:S;~EggNog:ENOG410PR07;~TransMembrane:1 (o165-185i)), translated as MTPTNCSPTILSMEVSSKDDSDYRILLQNKIRYLTIRPGTFNRSTLSTPLSSLPSLPGDHTWNCALINRDPSNHQLTIELQNRNLTGITDIWHPLQIDCLQLRRTRQLTATAFEATYCGSKLPSTTTLEKNTTVIVKIARFEWEIPRLSQETSIYKQNSYRTSLILLRAFWAMCTSMDVSLGSYLKRLRGGKRGLRILSGVKLR; from the coding sequence ATGACCCCAACCAATTGCTCCCCCACGATCCTCTCCATGGAAGTGTCAAGCAAAGATGACAGCGACTACCGAATCCTCCTACAAAACAAAATCCGCTACCTAACAATCCGTCCCGGGACATTCAACCGCTCAACCCTATCCACACCTCTCAGCTCACTACCCAGCCTGCCAGGCGATCATACCTGGAACTGCGCACTCATCAACCGAGACCCATCCAACCATCAACTCACCATCGAACTACAGAACCGAAATCTTACCGGCATAACAGACATCTGGCATCCGTTGCAGATTGACTGTCTTCAGCTaagaaggacaagacagCTAACAGCTACTGCATTCGAAGCAACCTACTGCGGCAGCAAGCTACCAAGCACTACTACGTTGGAGAAGAACACAACAGTCATTGTCAAAATCGCCCGATTCGAGTGGGAAATACCCCGTCTATCCCAAGAGACTTCCATATATAAACAAAACAGTTACAGGACATCTCTGATCTTGCTCCGCGCTTTCTGGGCCATGTGCACGAGCATGGACGTGTCATTGGGTTCATACTTGAAAAGATTGAGGGGCGGGAAGCGGGGATTGAGGATCTTGTCGGGTGTCAAGCTGCGTTGA
- a CDS encoding uncharacterized protein (COG:S;~EggNog:ENOG410PK1P;~InterPro:IPR007529;~PFAM:PF04438), giving the protein MSTSTPDSPLSDLCSICHLQPPKYRCPRCSTRTCSLPCTRRHKLWSQCSGIRDPAAYLRRSELATESAFDRDFNFITGIERSIERAGRDAENRGIDVASSNVRDLEAVGLDAGDVGGDGKKGGAGAGAGAGGKRKRGGDTAGGGGTRAEMEFLRRAEERGVRVVRAPKGMSRNKGNGSRWLGRNQCLVWTVEWILSDGEKRMRNCSEMAPVADSFDRVVPLSQEEGGDEQDQKQTGDEKPGETPESKTEQQPQDATTTAPEPALTTQSTQPTDTPTAQPEASEATPTSDVLPLTPHRGLYFYLHRPRTATKQPVLVPLSPKTTIAAALRGHTVLEFPTIYVLPDSPDTIRAQEGSEYILEDEYLRTHQSPEESSEDTGDADDTLPPGAIDLQGVDESKVLEVLQKDLFEPSAAA; this is encoded by the exons atgtccacctccacccccgacTCCCCCCTCTCCGACCTCTGCTCAATCTG CCACCTCCAACCCCCCAAATACCGCTGTCCGCGATGCTCAACACGCACCTGCTCGCTACCCTGCACACGGCGTCACAAACTCTGGTCCCAATGTTCAGGGATCCGCGACCCAGCAGCCTACCTGCGCCGCTCCGAACTAGCAACGGAATCCGCCTTCGATCGGGACTTTAATTTCATTACGGGGATCGAGCGCTCGATTGAGCGCGCGGGACGGGATGCGGAGAATAGAGGGATTGATGTTGCTTCTTCGAATGTGAGGGATTTGGAGGCGGTTGGGTTGGATGCGGGGGATGtgggtggggatgggaagaagggtggtgctggtgctggtgctggtgctggggggaagaggaagaggggaggggatactgctggtggtggtgggacgAGGGCTGAGATGGAGTTTTTGAGACgtgcggaggagagaggggttAGGGTTGTTAGGGCGCCGAAGGGGATGAGTAGGAATAAGGGGAATGGGAGTCGGTGGTTGGGGAG GAATCAGTGTTTGGTTTGGACAGTCGAGTGGATTCTGagtgatggggagaagaggatgaggaattGCTCGGAGATGGCTCCTGTTGCGGATTCTTTCGATCGTGTGGTCCCCCTCTCtcaggaggagggaggcgaTGAGCAGGATCAGAAACAGACTGGGGATGAGAAGCCAGGGGAGACGCCAGAGTCGAAGACGGAGCAACAACCGCAGGATGCCACAACTACAGCCCCGGAGCCAGCCTTGACTACACAATCTACACAGCCGACAGACACGCCAACTGCTCAACCCGAAGCTTCAGAGGCGACACCTACATCAGACGTGCTGCCACTCACCCCCCACCGCGGTCTCTACTTCTACCTCCATCGGCCGCGGACAGCTACGAAACAGCCTGTTTTGGTCCCCCTGTCCCCGAAGACcaccattgctgctgctctgcgTGGTCACACAGTCTTGGAGTTCCCGACCATCTACGTGCTGCCGGACTCACCTGATACTATACGGGCCCAGGAAGGTTCCGAGTACATTCTAGAGGACGAGTACCTCCGCACACATCAGTCGCCGGAGGAGAGCAGCGAGGATACGGGGGATGCAGACGACACATTGCCTCCCGGTGCCATTGACCTTCAAGGCGTCGACGAATCCAAGGTTCTGGAAGTCCTCCAGAAGGATCTGTTCGAGCCTTCGGCAGCAGCGTAG